A stretch of Candidatus Manganitrophaceae bacterium DNA encodes these proteins:
- the radA gene encoding DNA repair protein RadA, which yields MAKIKTIFYCQECGYQSPKWLGKCPDCGAWNTLVEERVEPTVDSRWLASGEVDRALWAPKPISEIEPSAEIRAKTGSAEFDRVLGGGVVAGSVILIGGDPGIGKSTLLLHALNQLGAGRGKVLYVSGEESPAQLKLRADRLQIASNHLYILAETSFEEILQHAKTVHPVAIVVDSIQTIYTRQLTSAPGSVTQIREVASQLMVYAKRSGVAVLIVGHVTKEGAIAGPRVLEHIVDTVLYFEGDKGHPYRILRAVKNRFGSTNELGVFEMKGAGLIDVENPSGLFLAERPRDASGSVVVAAQEGTRPILVELQALVSPSYLGTARRMALGVDPNRTSLLLAVLEKRAGLHLAGQDVFINVVSGIRIDEPAMDLGIAAAVASSFRERPVDPGTVIFGEIGLAGEIRGIQQAALRIREAEKLGFKRCILPKRNEEALREEGEVGQTLEVVGVSHVAEALELIG from the coding sequence ATGGCCAAAATTAAGACCATATTTTATTGTCAGGAGTGTGGCTACCAGTCGCCGAAGTGGCTTGGAAAATGTCCTGACTGCGGCGCTTGGAATACACTGGTCGAAGAGCGGGTCGAGCCGACCGTCGACAGCCGCTGGCTTGCTTCGGGAGAGGTCGATCGCGCGCTCTGGGCGCCGAAGCCGATCTCCGAGATCGAGCCGTCCGCCGAAATCCGGGCGAAGACCGGCTCCGCCGAATTCGACCGCGTTTTGGGCGGGGGGGTGGTGGCCGGTTCGGTCATCCTCATCGGGGGTGATCCGGGGATCGGGAAATCGACCCTGCTCCTTCATGCTCTGAATCAACTCGGCGCGGGCCGCGGCAAGGTCCTTTATGTCTCCGGGGAAGAGTCGCCCGCACAGCTGAAGCTGCGGGCCGACCGGCTCCAGATTGCATCCAATCATCTTTATATCCTCGCTGAGACCTCGTTCGAAGAGATCCTCCAACACGCGAAAACGGTCCACCCGGTCGCCATCGTCGTCGACTCCATCCAGACCATTTATACGCGCCAGCTGACCTCGGCACCCGGCAGTGTGACGCAGATCCGAGAGGTCGCCTCACAGCTGATGGTTTACGCCAAGCGATCGGGGGTGGCGGTGCTCATCGTCGGACATGTCACGAAAGAAGGGGCGATCGCCGGACCGCGGGTGCTGGAGCATATTGTCGATACGGTTCTCTACTTCGAAGGGGACAAAGGGCATCCCTACCGAATTCTTCGCGCCGTGAAGAACCGATTCGGTTCGACGAATGAGCTCGGCGTCTTCGAAATGAAGGGGGCGGGCCTGATCGATGTGGAAAATCCGTCCGGTCTCTTTCTGGCGGAGCGGCCGCGCGACGCCTCCGGTTCGGTGGTGGTGGCGGCGCAGGAAGGAACCCGTCCGATCTTGGTTGAGCTGCAGGCGCTCGTCAGCCCCTCCTATCTGGGGACGGCACGACGGATGGCGCTGGGGGTCGATCCGAACCGGACGTCGCTTTTATTGGCTGTTTTAGAAAAGCGAGCGGGGCTCCACCTGGCGGGCCAAGATGTTTTCATCAATGTGGTGAGCGGGATTCGCATCGACGAGCCGGCGATGGATCTGGGGATTGCGGCGGCCGTCGCCTCGAGCTTCCGTGAGCGGCCGGTCGATCCGGGGACGGTGATCTTCGGCGAGATCGGTTTGGCCGGCGAGATCCGCGGAATTCAGCAGGCGGCCCTCCGGATTCGGGAGGCGGAGAAGCTCGGATTCAAACGGTGCATTCTCCCAAAACGGAATGAGGAGGCACTCCGGGAAGAGGGAGAGGTCGGGCAGACCTTGGAGGTGGTCGGCGTCTCCCATGTCGCCGAGGCGCTTGAGCTCATCGGGTGA